The Gemmatimonadaceae bacterium genome segment AGTGCGCATGACCGCGCGGGAACGTGAGGTCATCGCCCTCATCGCGGCAGGCATGAGTAACAAGGAAATCGCGCAACGCCTGGACATCGCGACCTTCACCGTCAAGAGCCACGTACGCAACCTGATGGAGAAGCTGGCCCTGCACACGCGCCTCCAGATCGCCGCCTATGCGCACGAGCAGGACGATTAGCGGTGAGGCGAATGCCCAGCCGACTCCCTCGACGCGCATCCGCCGATCGCCATGAATGCGATGATCTGAAGAAGCGAAAGGGACCGAAAGCCGATCAGAAGTTCGCCTTTCTTCCAGGCAGCGGCGGCTCGGCGATGTACGACACCGGGATCGTCCCCGTGAGTGTCCGCAGCCAAGCGTGAATGTCGCTGACTTGGTCGGCGCTGAGATCGACCCCCAACTGATACCGGCCCATCAGAACGATCGCGGAATCGAGCGAACCCACCGAACCATCACTGAAATACGGGCTCGTCATCTCGACGTTGCGGAGCGTCGGCACCTTGAACACGTACAGGTCGCTCGCCTGATGGGTGACCGCAATCCGGCCGCTGTCGGCCACCGACGGCCACGGCCGCACCAGCCCCGCCTTCTGGAACACCTGGCCACCCACCAGCGCCCCGGCGTGGCACGCCGTGCACCCCGCAGCGACGAATGTCTTGGCGCCGCGCTTCTCCTGGTCGGTGAGCGCCGTGGTGTCGCCCTTGAGGAAGGCGTCCCAGCGCGACGGCGTCACCAGCCCGCGTTCGAACGAACCAATCGCCCGTCCTACATTGTCATACGTGATCGGATTGGCCTCGTGAGGATACGCGGCGGCGAATGCGGCCCGGTATTTCGGCGATCTCTTGAGGTGCTCGAGTACCGCGGCTGAACCGGTCATGCCCATCTCGGCAGGATTGAGAATCGGCCCCTTGGCCTGTTCTTCAACTGTCGGCGCACGTCCGTCCCAGAACTGCGCGGTCTGCGCGGCGGCGTTGTACACCGTCGGCGAGTTGCGGCTGCCCAACTGCCCCTTGTGGCCGAAGCTCAACCGACGCCCATCGGCTCCGTAGCCGTTCAACGGGTGGCACGAGTTGCATGAAACGTCGTGCGCGTCGGAGAGCACGGTCTCATAGTAGAGCGAGCGCCCCAACGCCACCTGCGCGTCCGTCGCGGGGTGTCCGCCAATGTCCATGTTCGCCGGTAGCGCAGCGAACATGGCCAGATCCCCAGACGTCAGATCCACGGACTGCACCGCGGGGAGCGCTTTGGCCGCCGTTGCATCCGCCCCCGTCTGCCGTTGGTTGCGGTCGCCGCTGCAGGCCGCCGCCAGCATCGCCGCCCCGATAGCGATCGTTCGATATGCACGCATCGTCCCCTCCTCAACCAGAATTGTCACCAGTTTCAAAGGGTAGGACGACTTCGGTTCGCTTCAAGTCGGGGAATTGCGCGGG includes the following:
- a CDS encoding cytochrome c peroxidase; its protein translation is MTILVEEGTMRAYRTIAIGAAMLAAACSGDRNQRQTGADATAAKALPAVQSVDLTSGDLAMFAALPANMDIGGHPATDAQVALGRSLYYETVLSDAHDVSCNSCHPLNGYGADGRRLSFGHKGQLGSRNSPTVYNAAAQTAQFWDGRAPTVEEQAKGPILNPAEMGMTGSAAVLEHLKRSPKYRAAFAAAYPHEANPITYDNVGRAIGSFERGLVTPSRWDAFLKGDTTALTDQEKRGAKTFVAAGCTACHAGALVGGQVFQKAGLVRPWPSVADSGRIAVTHQASDLYVFKVPTLRNVEMTSPYFSDGSVGSLDSAIVLMGRYQLGVDLSADQVSDIHAWLRTLTGTIPVSYIAEPPLPGRKANF